The Mauremys reevesii isolate NIE-2019 unplaced genomic scaffold, ASM1616193v1 Contig6, whole genome shotgun sequence genome includes the window gctttgtaCAGAGTAAAGCGGGTTTATTCAGGGTTTGGATCAAATTGGgaactgggtgctggagataggtgacctgctgagcagtttttggttagtCTGCAGCTTTGCGGGCGTGgtccagacctgggtctgtgttgcagcaggcttgcgtgtctggctcaacgaggcagggttctggagtcccaagctggcagggaaaatggctcagaggtaaattcagcacgtcaggtgacagtcccaagggggtctctgtgaccaaacccatcactaTGACAATTTAGGCCTTGTCAATACATAAGATGTGCAGCAGGTCATCACCTTCCAGTGAGCAGCCTTGTGATTTTGGGGGAAGCTTCTTATTCTCCTCCTGCACTAGCAACTAGACCCTCTGGGGCTGAAACCAAGCAGGAAAAATTATGTGCTAAGATTTTTTTGAAGAAAGTTAGAAGGCATTTAATTGGGGGAAGGGAGAACTAGATTCAtaatggggcagggacagtcttttcattttgtgtttgtacagcacctagcacaaaggggtcccAGTCTATGATGAGGGCCCCTAGGTGCTACAGtgataaatattattattattattaattgaaATGGCCTGTCAACCTTCTGTGTAATCTGTCATGACTTCATTAAAAGAGGCAGATTCAAATTCAACTACCAGAATTTCCATTCCACTTGGTCTCCTGCCAGTAGAGGCACCAGCAGCTTTGCTGATGAGCTGTGGGACTGGGGCCCTGGCATGACTCATTCCTGACTATTCCAAACCCTGTGTGTTGTGGTtgctataaaaatatatatatataggcattTGTTTCTTTCTTACCAGGTCCTGCTCACTGTCAATCACAGCCAGGGAGGCACTGAGTGCTGAGCACTGGCTCTGGCTGTAGGTCCAATTCCCTTCCATCTCTGAGAAATAATAGCATTTCCCTTGGTACCCGAtccagctgccagggcaggaggggCCTGGACAGGAGACTGGATACGAGgtggcaggggaaggagaacTGGTCACATGGGATCTGGTTGTCAGCACTGAAAGTGAGAGCGTGAGAACAGTTAGATTCTCTCCCCTACTTCTGGGCTGGGAAGCGGAATAAGCCCCAAAGATTCAGGTTTTGTGGAAGGAAAGAGGTAGCCCATGGTTTCaactacagctggtcagaaaatgggtttCCACCCCCTGCAGAAAACGCTGAATTTTCGGCGAGCAAACTCCCagatattttgatttggaaatgctgctgcagtgtctcatgggagttgtagtttgggtgcttcATTTCCCCATTCTCTATATTCCAGGCTCCCTGGTCAGACAACATCTTCCATGATGCGCCCCAATCTCTCAACTTGGTGATGGGAAGtgttgcatcatgggagtccctggcTATAATGCATTATAGGGATGTAGTCCAGCTGGCAAACCCAGCCCATAAAGGAGaatgttgccaggtgtctggttttctggATCCCAGGTTAATTCTCCTATAAACCTCCACTGTTGGGCTCCTATGCCAAGTGAGGGTTCCACGTCCAGTGGGTTTCCCTCAGAGTATTCCTGATAATCTAAAGGAGCACTTGGGGTGGTTACCTCTGATACGACTCCTCACTGGTCCTGCAATCTAAGAATCTCTGCCATAATATCAGCCAAGGGGGCCTTATCCCATTTTTGTCTATAGCCTCCATGCCATGCGGCGCACATCAGCGGCGGGTTTTTCCGGCTGATTACTGCTTTCAGCTGACTGAGATCTTTGAAGGTCTGGATACAGCTGACCCCTAGACTGGTTattcccccttcccctgaatttgaCTTTTGAGTGCCCTCCACAGGATCCTGCAAATCCCTTTGTTCCACTTTCATTTGAATAGGTGACTGTTGGCTCCATTGCCGCCACATACGCCACCCTTTCCTTTTTAATATTGGGTTTGGGTCTGGCGTGGGTAGTTATTTGTTGTACCATCCCTTTTAATTCTCTTAAGGTGGCAGGGTGCCCGTCCTGCCAAACGGCAAGCTTGCCTGAATAATAGGGAAGTAGTGAGGCAGCGCAGTCCCTGAGAGATGGTACGGAGAAGGGGATTAAATCTAAATCCGTATTAGCGGGTACGGTTACTATACCGGCCATAATCTGCATTAGGGCCCACCGGGTGAGATAATTTTCAGGATCTTCGTTAGGCTTGGGCAATAAAATTTCGCCTGCCTGTCTGTTCtccaaagcaacaaagaatcctgtggcaccttatagactaacagacgttttgcagcatgagctttcgtgggtgaatacccacttcttcagttgcatctgaagaagtgggtattcacccacgaaagctcatgctgcaaaacgtctgttagtctataaggtgccacaggattctttgttgcttttacagatccagactaacacggctacccctctgatactgttctCCAAAGGTGGCCATTAGAGCTAGCTCACTGTCATCAGCGCCAATTCTTATGCGGTCCAGGGCTGCTCGTATTTCTGGTGCCGCACATATGCCCATGAGGCAATAAATTTCCTGAGTGGTGAGTGCTTCTCTCCCTGCCAACAGGATGGCATTGGTACACCATGGGGGGAAAAGGTTTCTCTATTTAGTGTTCCCAAATGATCAGCCATTGCTTTTAAGTCTGAGGCTGATGCTGGAACGATAGTGACCTGTTGATTCCCCCCACCGTCTACTGGGGTGGTCACAGTGCGCCGTTCTATGGCTGCCACCAGAGCCACAACACCCTCTTTTGGGTCATGCCAGATATCTCTCTGTCCAATTTCCCAGGGGTCCCAAATATCTGTGTCCCAATCCGATTGTATTTTACATTCGGTTGGGTTCCATTCTCCTGATGTGACAGCCGCTACTTGGTGGGTCGCAAAACCTAATTTGTTTTTCAACTGCTTAATAGAATCGCAGTGGGTATGGCTTCCCGAGGCTTTGCCCTGTTCTAATGTTAATTTCTTAACCATGCCTTGTAGGATTTGGTTTTCTTTGATCAAAGcctgattttctttttctaattCTGTGAAGGCTGTAATTTGGTCCATCAGGAATCGCTCTTTACTTTTACTTTCCTGTAATGCTTGTTTTATTATTTCCATTTGGTTGTGAGAATTTGTTGCCATCACTTTCCAATTTTCCACCCCTTTTTCTAATTGGGAtattttttctgttaaaaatattttctcctcTTTACAGGCTGTTAGGCGGAGGTAGCTGTTATTACAAGCCTCCCCTAGCAGCCAGATTCCTGCGGTGTCTTTTTTTGCCACAGTTAGGGGTTTGCATATGAGGATATATTGGGCCAATCGATCCTCTAGGTCCAAAATGGTGCAGATATCTGCAAGGGCTTGTTCAGTCCAAGGACTGTGCCCATATCTTTGAAGGATTTGTTGAAAAGGCGTTCTCTCTTTAATAAAAGGTGAGGTAGAAGCTTTTGACTTCACTTCTTCCTCTGGGACTGTTTTCCCTtgccttttcttaaacattttaaattttgttcaGCAAGCAGCACTGTCTGGTCCCTGGGACCCTCTTGTTGCCcctgatttttcttttcctgcTACCTATCCGGATGCCAGCAGGTTTTGGTTAACCAAGAATAGAACCGTGCTCAGTAGAACCGGTTGTGTGCACACAGATTGGTTTACAATAAGTGAGGCAAAAATGCCAATAATCCCCCTTTCGCTATTCTCCACCAAAATGTTATACCAATAAAAAAAactagcaggatcttattaaaggGGACAAGACATTtgtcacatttattgtaaataccataataaaacaaaagataacagtAAACAATGTTGTTTGGCTACTTATTCCTATGattactttatatatatatatatatatccattcacacaatcattcatacaAGTTCTGTGTAGATATTATAGTTACCTGCCTAAAGTTGCTTGTGACAGAATACTGGCCAGATATCCTGTACACAAGAGTGGAGGCGAGTCCAGGTCaggtgcacctgatgctcctggaggctggcagcagaatcgtagactcaaagtccttattctCCAGAGttcagttttataggaatttattcctatgtcagtccatgacagttgcttcattctgctgttgctaaatcaatcagcaggtggctggctccatgctgtcagatgtttgtttttttcttcctttgaggtgctggggtggattccagttcgCCGTCCGGGGGTTATCTGGTTGATTTTACTTGataccttcttcagccgacactgaattcttcaggctggtaactccctaaccattcattcattatttaaactaggcactcattcacatacattctttatcttaatcacatttatttcactgtctctttacctttcggggtgttaccaatttatgtgagactccttgtcttttaacattaaaaaaaataaagtgagatgaaaatgaatttacagagggtgggggtctttATCTATATACTATAATAGCCACTGTTTTGGCTTACATGGTGGTTACAAAGTAGTAATTACAGTTTTGCCTGAGGCATAGGGTCAATTGACGGCTTGCAAGCTGAGTCAATTAACCATTTAGCAGCTTACAGTGGCCATTACAAAGTAAATTAGCCACTACAAGTTTCACTTAGAGAACAGGCACTTAGTTCTCTAAGAACTAAGGCACTTAGAGTCAATTGacgtttaacaagttttatacaaagtatctctttgagcaggtttcacacagacacagcttgcAGGCTGGAGGCTAAATCTTGGGAATCACATTTATTTCTAACGTAAACCTTTTAATTGTAAAGTCTCAAAAaatcatttctaacaataaatcatttttcatatatatatatatatatatatataaaccatgtataatataaACCTTATTTAATATTCCTAaacctttattattcttttgttccactcttactttttattgcattggcaaattccccatatcACTATCTTCcttataaacaaaaaacaaacaaacggcaatggctgttgaaaatagcaattccagtcctaataaccactgggaagcatttcttgctcaattttatcctactttttctacagcaagttacagtggatcagtatatttgatttgggagaaatgaagtaacagctgcccaaactgagcttgagcactcctgaattttgaggtgttcaaacctggaaggcaggtgctgggtgtgtgtgtgggggggggcgctgtTGGCTccgtgggggagcatggcagcttgtatgctggtctgagtggcatggtaagggggctggggagttgaagaaggggtagggagtcaagggacagggagcaggtggggttggatggggcagaggttcggggaggcagtcaggggcagggagaagggggggttagatgggtcagaggttcgggcggacagtcaggggacagacaTTGGTTgcataggcatgggagtcccaggggtttgtcaggggacaggtagggggtggggtcctggggggaccctgcttgctttgctgctgcctagagctgcccctgcacaggaGACACAAAGAACCATTTGTGAGCTGCAGTCTGAGTATCCCTGGTCTATACTAAGCTctgtgtcctttagggctaacccaggctcagcagctggggatctcttgcatATACTCCGAAAGCCTTGCCCCCCAGCGTCCAAACAGCACCGAGATAGATACAGTCCCTTGTTgtatccctcctcctcctttgtgCTCCGAGCTGTTGGGAGTTCAGCACTTGGCACTAGTTAAttcactctcctgtctggtgagTTACACAGTCACAGAGGCTCCCAACACAAATGCTCCAATATCACCTTACAATGTGGGATGCGACTGTCAGAAACGG containing:
- the LOC120394437 gene encoding C-type lectin domain family 2 member D-like, producing MTPRSRGENLTVLTLSLSVLTTRSHVTSSPSPATSYPVSCPGPSCPGSWIGYQGKCYYFSEMEGNWTYSQSQCSALSASLAVIDSEQDLIFMLRCKVRTDPWIGLRREPGQGWKWPNGLEFNNLFVIRGESDCAFLSEDTVSSSRCYIERNWICSKPDAYAKGTDTRGDSRV